The segment GTCCCGGATGTCCTGCTCGCCGACGCAGATGCGGCCCGACTGCAGATCGTAGAGGCGCATGATGAGGCCAAGGGCCGTGGACTTGCCCACGCCGAGGCGGGCGGAGATGGCCGTGGTCGTGCCGGCGGCGAAGGTGTGCGTGACGCCGTCGAGGATCTTCCGGCCATCGGGTGTATAGGAGAACGTGACGCTCTCGAAGCGAACATCGCGCGCGTCGCCGCGGAGGGCGGCGGCGCCCGGCTTCTCGCGCACGTCGGGCTCGGTCTCGAGCAGGTCGAGGGTGACCTTGACCTGCGGGTACGACATGTTGATGCCGGCGAAGAAGGAGATGAACTGCTGCACGGGCCGGAGCGCCTGCGGCACGAGCAGCACGATGGCGACGATGGCCCCCGCCATGGCCGGCGCCTGGAGCGGCCCCGACGGGAGCAGGCAGAGCAAGGCGACGATGACGAGCGCCTGGAGAAACGGCGCCGCGCTCGAGTTGAACACGCTGTTGATCGCGTTGTAGACGGCCGCCGTGACCTTGACGCGCGCGTGGCGCGTGAGCCGCGCGCCGAACGCCTGGGCCCGTTGCGCGCCGGCGCCCATGATCTGCACCTCGACGGGCGAGGTGCCCGAGTTCATGAACTCGTTCTGCACGGCGACCAGCGCGTCGCGCAGCTCGGTCGACGAGGCGCGCAGCAGCTTCGACAGCCACCAGCCGACAACGGGCAGCACGACGAGCAGCGCGAGCAGCACGACGATCCACGCCGTCGGCACGCTCGTGCCGGCCGTGAGCTGCGAGATGAGCGCGAGCACGGCGAGCACGAAGGTCACTACCTGCACGAGCAGGCTGCGGAACAGCTCGCACAGCATCTGCTGCGCGCCCTGTGAGAACTGGATCACGGTGGCGCTCGTCTGGCCGAGCTCATGCGCGGCGTGGAACGACGGGCCGAGCGTGAGCACCTTGTCATGCATGCGCTGCTGGAGCACCTGCGTGATGCGCACGTCGGCCACGCTGCCGGCCACGCGCGCGAGAAACGTCGCAGCGACGGACGCCATCACGACGATGAAGAACACCCACGCCAGTCCCGTGAGCGAGCCG is part of the Verrucomicrobiota bacterium genome and harbors:
- a CDS encoding ABC transporter ATP-binding protein, encoding MNKPQGPPMKGQKPGVARPSAPATALPPRPSGAAPQGPAFPTAKAEPIPWGRLFRWAWRVTSGARGVFIAGVALLLVSSLLTIYQPLLLGQVIQQLNRVAARSDGGPAMAKPSDDARPGDTPAPAKKPAGEKPAPSGGGFFARLMPGSLTGLAWVFFIVVMASVAATFLARVAGSVADVRITQVLQQRMHDKVLTLGPSFHAAHELGQTSATVIQFSQGAQQMLCELFRSLLVQVVTFVLAVLALISQLTAGTSVPTAWIVVLLALLVVLPVVGWWLSKLLRASSTELRDALVAVQNEFMNSGTSPVEVQIMGAGAQRAQAFGARLTRHARVKVTAAVYNAINSVFNSSAAPFLQALVIVALLCLLPSGPLQAPAMAGAIVAIVLLVPQALRPVQQFISFFAGINMSYPQVKVTLDLLETEPDVREKPGAAALRGDARDVRFESVTFSYTPDGRKILDGVTHTFAAGTTTAISARLGVGKSTALGLIMRLYDLQSGRICVGEQDIRDVTLASLRRHVVRVSQFPLYITDTVRANFQLAKPDATDAEIEAVCRTTGFWQNVLEPRAKEQGLANPLDLPFTREASGGLWSGGQRRLLALTRTLLLSPGVVLIDEPTTGVDQLAAHEIAGVLRGPAFADKTIILVDHNPEFLRLVADQIVCLEDGRFADTGTPAELFSRPSLFKQLLESFEPEPPSNAVKNRGTP